In Rutidosis leptorrhynchoides isolate AG116_Rl617_1_P2 chromosome 2, CSIRO_AGI_Rlap_v1, whole genome shotgun sequence, one genomic interval encodes:
- the LOC139888623 gene encoding uncharacterized protein, which produces MVADRVTWNGENCCSNWSWVREITGRTRGELIELEGLISGARMEVDKEDCWSWKLCGTGIFSTSSLTKFIMKSCYPTTASCIPTQKNYLVPKKVGIFAWWARRKRLPVLFELDKRGIDLHSVLCPLCDDEIETVDHALFSCTKVREVWDKIFNWWGVTSNQLNLDGILGGSVNLQLSKVGEKIWQAMIWTRLYLIWKNRNNKIFKKSSWSPPVALCDIQAMSYEWIGKRCKIKKEIKNIEWLTWLHNPQSIVL; this is translated from the coding sequence ATGGTGGCGGATCGTGTTACTTGGAATGGCGAAAATTGCTGTTCAAACTGGTCGTGGGTTCGTGAGATTACGGGGAGAACGCGGGGTGAGCTGATCGAACTAGAGGGGCTGATTTCAGGAGCAAGAATGGAGGTGGACAAAGAAGATTGTTGGTCTTGGAAACTTTGTGGAACCGGTATTTTCTCGACTAGTTCTCTTACAAAGTTCATTATGAAATCGTGTTATCCCACAACAGCTTCGTGTATCCCAACTCAAAAGAATTATTTGGTTCCTAAAAAAGTGGGTATCTTCGCATGGTGGGCAAGGCGGAAGAGATTGCCCGTTTTGTTCGAACTTGACAAACGTGGTATTGATCTCCACTCCGTTCTTTGTCCCCTATGCGACGATGAAATAGAAACGGTAGATCATGCTTTGTTCTCGTGCACAAAGGTTCGGGAAGTATGGGATAAAATCTTCAATTGGTGGGGCGTGACTTCGAACCAACTAAATCTCGATGGCATTTTGGGTGGGTCGGTTAATTTGCAATTATCGAAGGTTGGTGAGAAAATTTGGCAAGCAATGATTTGGACGAGATTATATCTCATTTGGAAAAATAGGAATAATAAGATTTTCAAAAAATCGAGTTGGTCTCCTCCGGTGGCACTTTGTGACATTCAAGCGATGAGTTACGAATGGATAGGGAAGCGGTGCAAGATAAAGAAAGAGATTAAAAACATCGAGTGGCTTACTTGGTTGCACAACCCGCAATCTATTGTTTTGTAA
- the LOC139891729 gene encoding transcription factor MYBS3-like produces the protein MTRRCSHCSNNGHNSRTCPNRGVKLFGVRITDGSIRKSASMGNLSHYNGSGSNSNFLNGFSGGGGTDLDSPGDTPDHNAAADGYGSEDFVAGSSSSRERKKGVPWTEEEHRMFLLGLQKLGKGDWRGIARNYVITRTPTQVASHAQKYFIRQTNISRRKRRSSLFDIVADDSPDTQMMSSNEYPTGNPSQPEAAQSINNPLTIPTTLEEEECESMDSANSNTADLPNDPTNAPISIEGSQCLYPVVIPAYIPQLVAIPYWVGPGSGQEQSSSAKSETHEVLKPTAVHSKSPINVDDLVGMSKLTLGESIGDGAPTALKLGGGDLNRQSAFHESNPGPRTSKMDSNHNPIHAL, from the exons ATGACCAGGCGATGCTCTCATTGCAGCAACAATGGTCATAATTCGAGAACGTGCCCTAATCGTGGTGTTAAGTTATTTGGGGTCCGGATTACAGATGGTTCGATCCGAAAGAGTGCTAGTATGGGTAACTTGAGTCATTATAATGGATCTGGTAGCAACAGCAACTTTTTAAATGGATTTTCAGGTGGCGGTGGTACTGATCTTGATTCACCGGGTGATACTCCGGATCATAACGCTGCTGCTGACGGGTACGGGTCGGAGGATTTTGTTGCCGGGTCGTCTTCTAGCCGTGAAAGGAAAAAAG GTGTTCCATGGACAGAGGAAGAACATAGGATGTTTTTATTAGGTTTGCAAAAGCTTGGAAAAGGCGATTGGCGGGGTATAGCAAGAAACTATGTTATTACAAGAACACCAACTCAAGTTGCAAGCCATGCCCAAAAATATTTCATCAGGCAAACCAATATTTCTAGGAGAAAGAGACGGTCCAGTCTTTTCGATATTGTAGCTGATGAT TCCCCAGACACACAAATGATGTCATCCAACGAATACCCTACTGGGAACCCATCACAACCAGAGGCGGCTCAATCTATCAACAACCCGTTGACCATACCGACAACATTAGAGGAAGAAGAATGCGAGTCGATGGACTCGGCAAACTCAAATACAGCCGATTTACCCAACGACCCAACAAACGCACCTATAAGTATCGAGGGTTCACAATGCTTGTATCCTGTTGTGATTCCAGCATACATACCTCAACTAGTTGCTATTCCGTATTGGGTTGGACCCGGGTCGGGTCAAGAACAATCGTCATCGGCCAAATCGGAGACGCATGAGGTTCTTAAGCCGACAGCTGTGCACTCGAAGAGCCCGATTAATGTGGATGATCTTGTTGGGATGTCGAAGCTAACGTTAGGGGAATCAATTGGTGATGGTGCACCGACGGCATTGAAACTGGGTGGTGGTGATTTGAACCGACAATCTGCGTTTCATGAAAGTAATCCTGGTCCGAGAACATCTAAGATGGATTCGAACCATAATCCTATTCATGCACTTTAG